The DNA segment CTCCAACGGGAAATTTGATCGAGGTTCGCCGCAAGGATCATCCGAGACACAAGATTTATAATCAGGACGTAGCTGTCTTTGAAATTCTCAATGAACACGGAACCCAGATTGATACGGTAATCCTCAAAGGCAGTGAAATCCGTGGCGAAGGTCTGGGAAAGGACGTTTCCAATAAATATCTCGGGGGTCTTCCTGGTGTCCAAAAAGAGGGCGTTGACGGAATCATAACCGAAGCAAGCTTCATCTGCTACCCGGCCCTGGCCCATTCTCGTGTGCTCTGCCTGGAATTCTACGGTCGCTCCATGAAGAACGCCATGTATGTCATCAAGGATGTTGTCGGCCTGCGCGACAAGATTCGGGAGGAAGGCGATCTGGTCAAAATCTCCGCCCTGGAGGAATTTGGTTCCAAATACGTCCAGGCCATAGAATATCAGGCAAAATCCACTCAGTATGAAGGTGACCCCATTTCCGTGCTGATACTCCAACTCGACTCGGATGATCAGGAAGCGCTTGATGCCGCGAGCCAAACCATCGTCGCATTGGCTCAACCTTACGAGGGTGTTGATATCTTCACGGCTCAAGACGAAAAAGAGGCCGAACTGTTCTGGGAAGACAGACACAAACTGTCTGCCATTTCCAAACGCACATCAGGCTTCAAGATCAATGAGGACGTGGTCATCCCCATGGAAGTCATTCCGGAATTCTCCGAGTTCCTTGAAGACTTGAACCTCATCTATCTTGCCAAAATATACCGGAAGACCCTGCACAAGGTTCGGGATATGAAAGGCGTTAATTACGAGGACGAGGATATACGGGAAGCATTGGCCCGCGCCCGTTCCATTATTGACGGCGAGGTTACCTCAAACGATTTCTCGGATCAGGAACAAGAAGCCCAGTGCCGCTTCCTGTTTGTCAAACTCCGCGACAGTTATCCGAAACTCGACCGGGAAATAAACGCCATGTGGCATGAAATGCAGGCCAAACGCATTATCATCGCCAATCATATGCATGCCGGAGACGGCAACTGTCACGTCAACCTGCCCGTCAATTCCAATGACCCGGAGATGCTTGCATCGGCGCATGAAGCAGCTGATGAAGTCATGACCAAAGTTTTGGAAATGGGTGGCGAGGTTTCTGGTGAGCATGGCATCGGCATTACCAAAATAGCCTTCCTGAGCGAGGAAAAAATCAAGGCCCTGGTCGAATACAAGAGCAAGGTTGACCCGAAAGATATTCTCAATCCCGGAAAATTGACTTCTCGCAAACTCCCTTGTGAGCCGTTTACATTCTCATTCAACCGACTCATTCAGGACCTTGATGCAACTGCCCTGCGGGATAAGGAAGCCCTCATGAGCCTGTTGCGCAACATCCAAACCTGTACCCGTTGCGGCAAGTGCAAACAGGTCTGTCCCATGTACCATCCGGCCAAGGGGCTGATGTATCACCCGCGCAACAAGAATATCTCGTTGGGTGCTATTATTGAGGGAATCTACTATTCTCAAATCCAATCGGGAGAACCCGCGCGCGAACTAATGGTTCAATTACAGGACCTCATGGCCCATTGTACAGCTTGCGGCAAGTGTCAGGCTGTATGCCCGGTCAAGATAGACTCGGCAGGGTCTGCGCTTTCCATGCGTGCCTTCCTCGATACCAAGGGCAAGTCAGGTCATCCGCTCAAACAAATCATTCTCAAGAACCTGGCTAAAAATCCTTCAGGCAGTCTCCCGGTCACGGCCAAGCTCCTGTCTGTCGGCCAATCTGTGCAGGACAAGACCCTGGGGATGATTCCTGCGCGGTGGCTCTCACGCGTCGAGTCGCCCATGTTCAAACACCGCAGCCCCGGTATGGACTTCAAGAATCTTGCTGAAGAACTGAAGCTCGAATCCGGCTCGATCTTCCGCAATCCCAAGGCAGCACGAGACGAAACAGTTCTGTACTTCCCTGGGTGTGGGGCATCACTCTTCTCTCGCTCCATCGGGTTGGCTTCAGTCTACCTGTTGCTCAAATCCGGTGTGAACGTGGTTTTGCCGGACCACCACATGTGCTGTGGTTATCCCCTGCTCGCTAGCGGTTGCGAAGAAGCATACAAAACCAACAGACATCGCAATGTGCAGGAATTCCTGGACCTCCTGGTTAAAACAGGTAAAGCAGGACTCAAGGCAACAACTTTGTTGACGGCCTGCGGGACATGCCGCGAATCGTTACAAACATATGATTTCTCAGGTGAACTAGTAGAACCACTTGCTCACTACGACGTGATGCAGTTCCTCATGGACAGGCTCCCGCCCATGAGTCAGACCGAACCGGTTCTCTACCACTCTTCGTGCCATGCCGAGTGGGTGGATGCTCCCAAGGTCAAAGCCCCGGAGATGTATCGCTCCGGACTTGAAAAAATGACCAACACAACTGTGGATCTTTCTCCCGGCTGTTGTGGGGAATCCGGTCTTGGAGCATTGACAGACCCGACCATTTACAATTTGTTGCGCGAAAGAAAACAGTCACAGATGCAGTCGGACCTCGGCATGGACCAGACCAGACCTATTGTAGTCGGATGCCCTTCATGCAAGGTCGGCATCAAACGCTCCATGCTCCAGATGAAGCGTTCGAACCGAGTCATGCATACCTCGGAATACCTGGCCGAATGCATTGGCGGAAAGAAATGGCGCAAGGAACTTAAGGGGTTGATGAAATCGATCGAAAGAAAAGGCGCTGACAACTCATAGCCCATTTTCGTAAAGACACGGAGCGGCCTGTGGAGTACTTTCATTCCACAGGCCGTTCTTTTCTCTCTCATGCCTCAGAGTAAGTGGCATCGTAAAATAATATATTTTGAAGGCGTTTGATATTGACCCGAAACGATTCCCGTGTTTGTTTCCGACCATGTTGTTCATACACACTGCAAAGTTACGCTCCCTTTCCTGGATGGCGATAGGATAACCATGCGCGCCTTGAGCATTGATTTCGGCCTCAAGCGTGTCGGATTAGCTGTTTCCGACCGTACAGGAACCCTGGTTTCGCCCTACCGGACCATAGAGCGAACCACACGCAATGCCCTCTTTGACGAACTCATTGAGATCATTGTAAAGGAATCGGTTGAAGCTGTCGTTGTCGGACTGCCTCTTTCCCTGTCGGGCGAAGACACCCTGACCACTCGGCAAGCTCGTAATTTCGCCGCCAGTCTGGAACGTCGGACAGACCGCCCCATATATCTGATGGATGAACGACTGACCTCAGCAGAGGCTGAAGAAGAACTCAACGCCGCCAATGTACGCGGCAAGAAACGAAAGATGGCCCTGGACAGTCAGGCGGCCGTCATCATACTGCGCTCATGGCTCGAAAACGCACACTGATTTTCTCCCTTCTCACCCTCATTATCCTTGTCGGCTTTTCGACCGGCGGATATCTGGGATACAAGGCATGGCAGGAAAAACAATTCCTGACCACTCCCCCGGAAACTCCAGGGCTCGACATCATATTCCGTATCGAACCAGGGCAGATTTTTACCACCATTTCTGCCAATCTCAAAACCGCCGGACTGGTTACCAATACGCATAGGTTTCGTAAACTGGCCAGTTCCAAAGGCAAGACCGCGCTGATCCGGGCTGGAGAATTCAAATTGAATACAGGATGGACACCTGGTCGCCTGCTCCACGAACTCACTTCCTCAACCGGCATCATGAAACGAGTCTCCATTCGCGAGGGATTAACCTGGTGGCAAACGGCCGCCCTTATCCAACAGGCGGGAATGGGAACGCAAGATCAATTTACCAAAGCAATCGCAGACCCGGCCATCCTCGATGAATTCGACATACAGGCCTCCAATGCCGAAGGCTATCTCTTCCCGGAAACCTATTTGCTCACCCCTCCGCGAAACGACCAGTCTCACACTATTGTTCGAACCATGCTCAAGGAATTCTTCAAGAACGCCAACAAGGTCTGGCCGAGGGGACTGCCACAGTGGCACGAGTTACATACCGCAGTCATCCTGGCTTCTCTCGTTGAAAAGGAAACAGGCATCCCGGAAGAACGCGCCCGCATTGCAGGAGTTTTCCACAACAGAATCAAAAAGAGGATGCTCATTCAGGCTGATCCCACCATTATCTATGGGCTGGGGCCTTCTTTTGATGGGAATATAACCAAAAGCCATCTGTTGGACCGAGAGAATCCTTATAATACTTATGTGCACCGGGGGTTACCCCCTGGCCCCATCTGCTCCCCCGGCCTGGAGTCACTCATGGCCGCTGTCCATCCTGAACACCATGACTTTCTTTACTTCGTGGCCAAAGGTGACGGCGCCCACCATTTCAGCAAAACTCTGAAAGAACATAATATCGCGGTCAGAAAGTATCAGCTTGAACGAAATCGAAAGACCTACCGCTCTCAACCTGCGAGTTCCACAACGCCCTGACCTCTATCGAATTTGGCAGGCTCAAACAGTGTTCTTCCTGCATCAAGCGTGTTTCTGATACCCATGAGACAATGCATGGAGTTTCTCTCCAGCCTTGAGTCCATGTCCTGTAAAGACTGTGACAATGCTCTCACCCGAACGAGCACTCTCTCCATATCGAGTTGCACCGGCAATAACAGCAGCCGAAGTAGGTTCGATACAGTAGCCCCGCCGCCCCATATCATTCAAGGCAGTGTGAATCTCCCCTTCGCTCACAGACAGGAACATGCCGTCTGAACAACGTACCGCATCAAGCATTTGAGGACCACGCACAGGAGCAGCTATCGCTATTCCTTCGGCTAGGGTTGGCAGGGTGTTGACCTCTGAAACCAATTCCTGCCCTCTCTCAAAGGCATGAGACAAAGGTGCACAGTGAGCCGACTGCACGGCAATCAGCCGAGGGATCGATGTAATGATTCCCAATTCTGCCAATTCGGAAAATCCAAAGAATGCACCAAGCAGAAGGGTTCCATTACCAGCCGGGAGCACCACGGTATCCGGACCTTTCCAACCAAGTTGCTCAACGACTTCATAGGCAAAGGTTTTGGTTCCATGAAAAAAATACGGATTATAGACATGGCTGGCGTAAAAGGTACTTGCGGCAGCGCGCATGCAGGCTGAAGCTGTTTCTTCCCGACTTCCTTCCACCCGAACAAGATCCGCCCCATACAATTCTATCTGCCCCAATTTTCCGGGAGAATTATCCGCAGGGACAAAAATGCGACAGGCAATTCCCGCCTTGGCGCAGTAGGCGGCAACGCTGCACCCGGCATTACCTGAAGAATCTTCCACAACCTTGAGAACCCCCAGATGCCGAGCCATGGCTATCATCACCGAAGCTCCCCGATCCTTATATGAACCGGTAGGAGAAAGTTGTTCCTGCTTGACCCACATTTCCCGATGACCAACGACAACTGGCAGCAGAGGGGTCATTCCTTCCCCCAAAGTTAATTCCACACCATCAGGCACAGGAAGCGCCTCACGATACCGCCAAAGCGTCGCAGGCCGGGAGCTGACATCATCAGGATCCAGAGAAGGCGTGAAGTCAAGATCGAGAAGCCCTTCACAGTCGCATTGCCAACGCAGTTCATTCCCTGCGTACTCCTTGCCGCAGGAACGGCACACTAATGATGTCATCGTATTCTCCCTCTTGTGAATACCCTATCTTCAAACAGGAAAACACCTTTAAACGTGTCACGCCGCCGGAATATAGTCTCGCCCGAGAGCAAGACCACGGCTCTCGAGGAATGAAATGATATCCCCCCGAGCACCTCGACTGGCAACGTATGGGATGCAAAATCCTTCTCCCGGCGCCGGTATGGTCGAGCGGTCGCGAACCTCAATACCATGAACCACATGGCCTATCTTTCGGGGATCAATGTCATAATAGGCGGCAAAGGTTATCCCGTAGTCAAGCAAAAGATCTGCGCGCTTACGGGTAACACGCCCGGCTCCTAGGATATGGACACAGGGGTGATGCGGATTATTCCGTTCGAGCCAGCGCGCCAGATATTCAGTCTTGATGCGGTAAAACGCCTCCACATCGTACCGAGGATGATTTCGGGACAAACGACTTGGCGGGTCATTCCAAACAAGAAGATCCTCATCCACCTTGGCCATCACAACTCCGCCTTCCAGCCACCGAAGCAACAGATCGTAATCCTCAGGGAAATCACCATCGCGATACCCTCCATGAACGTCCAGGCATTCCCGCCGGAACATGATTGACGGATTCGGTACAGGAAATTCCACAAATCTATGCAACTGAATGGATTCAGGAGTCAAAAGCGTATTGGTCCAATCCACATAATGGGCATACCCGGCACTCTGCTCTCTGCATCCGCCAAATCGAACTCGACATCCCACCAACCCCAAGGAAGGGTCAGAGTCGAGCAAACGGGACTGTGCAGCCAACCGGTTCGGGAGGGCCAGGTCATCGGCATCCATACGGGCCAGATACATACCGCGAGCGGTTGCGAGCGCGGTATTGGCTGCGGTAACAACACCACCATGCAAACTCGTAACCACTCGAATACGGGAATCCCGGCCTGCATATTCAGCCAGAACTCCCGCAGTCGTATCAGTACTTCCGTCATCTACGGCCACCACTTCGAAATCCGCCATGGTCTGGGCGAGCAGGCTTTCCAGCGCGGCCCCGACAGTATCCCCACAATTATAGCAGGGTATGGTGACGGAAATCTTCGGCGTGCTCATTTTGTTACAATCCTTCTACTGTGGCAGCGGCCTTTTTAGTGGCTACGGATTCCTTTATTCGACAAATGGAACATCTCCCCACACTCGTGGGAGAGCCACATTCTTTACAGGGTTTCAACTCAGCTCCGATCTCTTTCTCAAGATTGGCAAAGGCCTGTTTACCACGCTGAAGGAACCCCTGATAAAACTGAAACTTCTGACCAGGACTACGATATTCCAACTCCCCCCACAATTCCTTGTGGTTGGTAAAACTGGCTCCTGAAGAATATGGGCAAGGGTCCGAATGTATCTCGATACCCTTCAAAAATGCATAGTTGGCAGTCTCGAATTCAGTCAGCCGAAAAAGCGGTTTGACCTTGCGAACAAAACCGTCGGCAGCGGGCAAAACCGGTCCCTGATCGGAAAGGTACGCTGTATCCCACCGAAGTGTATTGGCAAAAAGGCGTGCGACTTCGTCATCCAGGTTATGCCCAGTAGCCAGTGCATCATAGCCCCCTTCCCTCGCTATGCGGTTAAAATGATGCCGCTTCATCTTGCCGCACACGGCACAGACAGGCCGATCGACGTGCTCTTTGATATCACAAACAGGTAGACCCCATTTCTCCATCTCGAAGACGTCCAATTTCAGATCCTGCGCATCGCAAAAGTTCTCGACTTTCTTACGGGCCTTATAAGACGAATCAGGAATGCCAAGATCAATATGCAACCCTGTGACGTCATATCCCTGCAATTTGAGTTCGAGCATCAAGCCCAGCGAATCCTTGCCACCAGACAGAGCGACAAGAATACGCTCATCCTTGGTAAACATCTTTTCGCGGCGAATAGCGGTTTCAACCTGGCGGGTAAAAAACAACGGAAAACATTCAGGACAAAACCCGGCGTGATGACTCGGAAGAGCGACGCACGCAAGTTTTTTGCAACGAGAGCATTTCATGTGTATAGACTCCTTACCCGGCTGAGGTTACTTTGCGAACCAACAGAGTATCGCCGTTGCTTAATTTCCGATCTGCGGTCAGCAATTCGCCATCGCGAGCGACAAGAGCCATTGTTGAACGAAGTTTGAGTCGATTGAGGACCGCAAGCACGCTCCTGACGTTGGGAATCTCGATGGTCTTTCCATCAGGTTCCAGATGAACGATTACCATGATATTTTTCTCCTTTCCGCCAGCCTTATTGAATACCGGCGGGTTGGTCGGACCCTACTGATGATGGACTCCAAGTTCAAGGAGAGAAACAGGGAACAGGCATGGTCAATGAAGCAACCACAAGGTTTTTTGGCCGAGTGTTAGAATCTGGGCAAAAAAAGTGAAACCGTATTGACCCAAAAGAGAAATATCGAGTAGAGTGAATTAAGGTAAATTCCCAAGGAGGATTCCATGAGCCAACCGAAGATTCTCGTTGTCGACGACGAAAAGCACATACGGATGCTCTACAGAGAAGAACTGGAGGCCGACGGCTATACGGTCGCCACTTCAGACGGCGAGGAGGACATTCTTGATGTCATAGGCCGAGAAGGTCCAACCATCGTGATTCTTGATATCAAACTCGGCGTCAATCGCTCGGGGCTGGACTTGCTCCAGGAGATTCGCGCCAAGGACCAGACCATACCGGTCATACTCTCCACAGCATACGACTCCTTCCAGCACGACCTCAAATCCATTGCAGCCGACTACTACGTGGTCAAGTCCGTGGATCTCACCGAACTCAAAGACAAAGTCCGTATGGCTCTGAACAAAGCCGGTAGTTAACAACCGCCCAACCTGTCACTCATGCGACGCACCCCAAAAATCGGAGTGCGTCGCTTGCTTTTGACCACTCCCAGACGACTGTTCCTATTCCCTCGACAAAGTCACAAAATCCACCATCGTTACAATCAAGCCAAAAACTCGGATTTTTCACGCTTTTCTTAGCCAAGGCTGTTTGACAAGCGATTAGCCGGACAGTACGCTTGCACTGCTTTTGAGGAAAAAAAGCTGAGCGGAACGACCCAATTTACTCCAGGAGGCCCACTTGGCACAAAGCAACAATGCTGAATATGTTCCCATCTCTCCCCTGGTCCTGAGACCGGATACCAAAGGTCAATTCGACATATTCCTGCGGCGTGGCACCAACTACGTCCTCTTCAATGCGAACTCTCTTGTCATTACACGCGACAAGATTCAAGAGTTGGCACACAATGAAAATCCGCATCTCTACATAGATAGACAGGGACTGGACCACTACAAGCGTTACATTCAGGAAAATATAGCTGATCTTCTTGACGATGACAGTGTTGCCCCGGAAGAACGGGCCAAGGCATGGGCTGGCACTGCCACACAGCTTGGTAAAGAACTTTTTGAAAAATCGCTCCCTGGCAGAACTTTTGAACGCAGATTTCAACGGTTCACCAAACTGATTGAAAATTCGAGCAGGTTCCTTCAATCTCCCAAGTCACTCAAAGAGCTTTCCCGGTTCATCAGTAAAGGATATGAAGCATATCATCATGGTATTTCAACCATGGTATATACTGTCAGCCTGATGCAGGAATACGATTATGACGATGCCAAAATTCTCGCCTGCGGCATGGGAGCCATGCTGCACGACATAGGCAAGACCGGATTACCAAAAGAAGTCGTGGAAAGCCCCCACGAAGATTTGACCGATGAGCAAAAGGAACTGTTTGTCCTGCACCCCATGATCGGTGCGAGAACGTGCTCTGCCTTCAACCTGCCCACAGCCGCGTCCAACTGCATCCTGTTCCACCATGAACGGGAAGACGGAACCGGGTACCCCACCAAAGCAAAGGGCAGTGAACTCCCCATCCACACCAAAATTCTCGCCCTTTGCAACGTCTATGACAACCTGACCCGGACAACACGCCATGACAAAGCACTCACTCCATTCAACGCACTCAAGCGGATCATGGATGATGAAGGGCTGGTGGATAAATCAATTCTCAAAAAATTCGTTGAAATGCTTTCACGGGCAGAAATTGTTTAACCGCTTGAGAACTGCATCGGCCGAGACATTCCCCTTGCCCCGCAGTCCTCTTACATGGTAGCCGACCTCATGTTTGATATCTTTTCACCAGACGCGCTTGAACGCTACGTTATCCTCGCGCCGGGCTTGCTGATAGCCTTGGTCGCCCATGAAGTCGCTCATGGCTATGTCGCTTACCTTCTGGGGGATCCAACAGCTCAATCTCAGGGCCGCCTGACGCTCAATCCTCTCAAACATCTTGACCCCATCGGGACGCTTGCCTTTTTCTTCGTTCACTTTGGCTGGGCCAAGCCGGTTCCGGTGAATCCTCGATACTTCAAGGATGTTCGCTTCGGGATGCTGCTTACAGCCATTGCCGGTCCGGGCGTAAATTTCATACTGGCTGCGGTGTTCGCCATAGTTATGCATATTCTCACGACCATACAGTTCCAATCAGGGACACTCTGGGAATCGATTATTGTCCCATTCTATCTGATTTGCCAGGCTGGGGTATACGTCAATCTGATCCTTGGCATTTTCAATCTGATCCCCATACCGCCTCTGGACGGCAGTAACGTTCTGGCATACTTTCTTCCTCCGCGGATAGCGCAGCTGTACATGAGCCTGAGCCGATATGGGTTCATTGTGCTCATCGGCCTCATCCTTATTGGACAATATTCCGGCTACAGCCTTATCGGCCAAGTAATTTTCCCACTGGTTCGCGGATCGGCTGCCCTCCTGGGCATTAACCTGTAACAAAAGATTTTCATCATGAGCGACAACAAACGCATTCTTTCCGGCATGAGGCCCACAGGCCCCCTTCACCTCGGTCACTATTTCGGCGTCATCGCCAACTGGCTCAAGCTCCAGGAAGACTATGACTGTTTCTTCTTTGTCGCCGATTGGCATGCCCTGACCAGCGAATACTCCGACCCGACTCGTATCAAGGGATTTGTTCCCGGACTTGTCAAAGATTGGATCGCAGCCGGGCTTGATCCAGAAAAGTGTACCATCTTTCAGCAGTCAGTGGTCAAGGAACATGCAGAGCTGTATTTGATTCTTTCCATGATCACCCCCTTGGGTTGGTTGGAACGCAACCCGACCTACAAGGAAATCAAGGGAGAACTGGTCCAAAAAGACCTCAGCACACATGGTTTTCTGGGATATCCCGTTCTTCAAGCCGCAGACATCCTGATGTATAAGCCTTTTGCTGTACCAGTAGGAAAAGATCAATTGCCA comes from the Pseudodesulfovibrio piezophilus C1TLV30 genome and includes:
- the ruvX gene encoding Holliday junction resolvase RuvX is translated as MRALSIDFGLKRVGLAVSDRTGTLVSPYRTIERTTRNALFDELIEIIVKESVEAVVVGLPLSLSGEDTLTTRQARNFAASLERRTDRPIYLMDERLTSAEAEEELNAANVRGKKRKMALDSQAAVIILRSWLENAH
- a CDS encoding ubiquitin family protein, translated to MVIVHLEPDGKTIEIPNVRSVLAVLNRLKLRSTMALVARDGELLTADRKLSNGDTLLVRKVTSAG
- the mltG gene encoding endolytic transglycosylase MltG, producing MARKRTLIFSLLTLIILVGFSTGGYLGYKAWQEKQFLTTPPETPGLDIIFRIEPGQIFTTISANLKTAGLVTNTHRFRKLASSKGKTALIRAGEFKLNTGWTPGRLLHELTSSTGIMKRVSIREGLTWWQTAALIQQAGMGTQDQFTKAIADPAILDEFDIQASNAEGYLFPETYLLTPPRNDQSHTIVRTMLKEFFKNANKVWPRGLPQWHELHTAVILASLVEKETGIPEERARIAGVFHNRIKKRMLIQADPTIIYGLGPSFDGNITKSHLLDRENPYNTYVHRGLPPGPICSPGLESLMAAVHPEHHDFLYFVAKGDGAHHFSKTLKEHNIAVRKYQLERNRKTYRSQPASSTTP
- a CDS encoding glycosyltransferase, producing MSTPKISVTIPCYNCGDTVGAALESLLAQTMADFEVVAVDDGSTDTTAGVLAEYAGRDSRIRVVTSLHGGVVTAANTALATARGMYLARMDADDLALPNRLAAQSRLLDSDPSLGLVGCRVRFGGCREQSAGYAHYVDWTNTLLTPESIQLHRFVEFPVPNPSIMFRRECLDVHGGYRDGDFPEDYDLLLRWLEGGVVMAKVDEDLLVWNDPPSRLSRNHPRYDVEAFYRIKTEYLARWLERNNPHHPCVHILGAGRVTRKRADLLLDYGITFAAYYDIDPRKIGHVVHGIEVRDRSTIPAPGEGFCIPYVASRGARGDIISFLESRGLALGRDYIPAA
- a CDS encoding ATP-binding protein, whose product is MKCSRCKKLACVALPSHHAGFCPECFPLFFTRQVETAIRREKMFTKDERILVALSGGKDSLGLMLELKLQGYDVTGLHIDLGIPDSSYKARKKVENFCDAQDLKLDVFEMEKWGLPVCDIKEHVDRPVCAVCGKMKRHHFNRIAREGGYDALATGHNLDDEVARLFANTLRWDTAYLSDQGPVLPAADGFVRKVKPLFRLTEFETANYAFLKGIEIHSDPCPYSSGASFTNHKELWGELEYRSPGQKFQFYQGFLQRGKQAFANLEKEIGAELKPCKECGSPTSVGRCSICRIKESVATKKAAATVEGL
- a CDS encoding response regulator, coding for MSQPKILVVDDEKHIRMLYREELEADGYTVATSDGEEDILDVIGREGPTIVILDIKLGVNRSGLDLLQEIRAKDQTIPVILSTAYDSFQHDLKSIAADYYVVKSVDLTELKDKVRMALNKAGS
- a CDS encoding threonine synthase, giving the protein MTSLVCRSCGKEYAGNELRWQCDCEGLLDLDFTPSLDPDDVSSRPATLWRYREALPVPDGVELTLGEGMTPLLPVVVGHREMWVKQEQLSPTGSYKDRGASVMIAMARHLGVLKVVEDSSGNAGCSVAAYCAKAGIACRIFVPADNSPGKLGQIELYGADLVRVEGSREETASACMRAAASTFYASHVYNPYFFHGTKTFAYEVVEQLGWKGPDTVVLPAGNGTLLLGAFFGFSELAELGIITSIPRLIAVQSAHCAPLSHAFERGQELVSEVNTLPTLAEGIAIAAPVRGPQMLDAVRCSDGMFLSVSEGEIHTALNDMGRRGYCIEPTSAAVIAGATRYGESARSGESIVTVFTGHGLKAGEKLHALSHGYQKHA
- a CDS encoding site-2 protease family protein, with the translated sequence MFDIFSPDALERYVILAPGLLIALVAHEVAHGYVAYLLGDPTAQSQGRLTLNPLKHLDPIGTLAFFFVHFGWAKPVPVNPRYFKDVRFGMLLTAIAGPGVNFILAAVFAIVMHILTTIQFQSGTLWESIIVPFYLICQAGVYVNLILGIFNLIPIPPLDGSNVLAYFLPPRIAQLYMSLSRYGFIVLIGLILIGQYSGYSLIGQVIFPLVRGSAALLGINL
- a CDS encoding FAD-binding and (Fe-S)-binding domain-containing protein, coding for MAQLGPHISISDEQLISRALGVVEMDRYEHWPEGVKKLASNLAAELFMVRYNPFIDPELVRTSVDRRLNMSKPMLDREFAKILTTGIELFWERFDADQNFRATLIEELKEFMPEDGIGDEPNCRIESATDATDLRMELPMLVLFPETEYQIRDIVRLSNEMNFNVIPRGGGTGATGGAIPALGRTVILSLSRFKKIIDIDPENRILTVQSGVITLDAIKATAKKDLLFTVDPASKAGSSLGGNISENAGGPFAFEYGTTIDNILRYRMITPTGNLIEVRRKDHPRHKIYNQDVAVFEILNEHGTQIDTVILKGSEIRGEGLGKDVSNKYLGGLPGVQKEGVDGIITEASFICYPALAHSRVLCLEFYGRSMKNAMYVIKDVVGLRDKIREEGDLVKISALEEFGSKYVQAIEYQAKSTQYEGDPISVLILQLDSDDQEALDAASQTIVALAQPYEGVDIFTAQDEKEAELFWEDRHKLSAISKRTSGFKINEDVVIPMEVIPEFSEFLEDLNLIYLAKIYRKTLHKVRDMKGVNYEDEDIREALARARSIIDGEVTSNDFSDQEQEAQCRFLFVKLRDSYPKLDREINAMWHEMQAKRIIIANHMHAGDGNCHVNLPVNSNDPEMLASAHEAADEVMTKVLEMGGEVSGEHGIGITKIAFLSEEKIKALVEYKSKVDPKDILNPGKLTSRKLPCEPFTFSFNRLIQDLDATALRDKEALMSLLRNIQTCTRCGKCKQVCPMYHPAKGLMYHPRNKNISLGAIIEGIYYSQIQSGEPARELMVQLQDLMAHCTACGKCQAVCPVKIDSAGSALSMRAFLDTKGKSGHPLKQIILKNLAKNPSGSLPVTAKLLSVGQSVQDKTLGMIPARWLSRVESPMFKHRSPGMDFKNLAEELKLESGSIFRNPKAARDETVLYFPGCGASLFSRSIGLASVYLLLKSGVNVVLPDHHMCCGYPLLASGCEEAYKTNRHRNVQEFLDLLVKTGKAGLKATTLLTACGTCRESLQTYDFSGELVEPLAHYDVMQFLMDRLPPMSQTEPVLYHSSCHAEWVDAPKVKAPEMYRSGLEKMTNTTVDLSPGCCGESGLGALTDPTIYNLLRERKQSQMQSDLGMDQTRPIVVGCPSCKVGIKRSMLQMKRSNRVMHTSEYLAECIGGKKWRKELKGLMKSIERKGADNS
- a CDS encoding HD-GYP domain-containing protein, whose protein sequence is MAQSNNAEYVPISPLVLRPDTKGQFDIFLRRGTNYVLFNANSLVITRDKIQELAHNENPHLYIDRQGLDHYKRYIQENIADLLDDDSVAPEERAKAWAGTATQLGKELFEKSLPGRTFERRFQRFTKLIENSSRFLQSPKSLKELSRFISKGYEAYHHGISTMVYTVSLMQEYDYDDAKILACGMGAMLHDIGKTGLPKEVVESPHEDLTDEQKELFVLHPMIGARTCSAFNLPTAASNCILFHHEREDGTGYPTKAKGSELPIHTKILALCNVYDNLTRTTRHDKALTPFNALKRIMDDEGLVDKSILKKFVEMLSRAEIV